The following DNA comes from Camelina sativa cultivar DH55 chromosome 14, Cs, whole genome shotgun sequence.
aaaaattgaatatttttctgGTCAACGTCGGTCAACACTGGTTAATGTCGGATTCTGGCCAACTAAACACCGAagttgaatgtttatggtgttgtacacataacctatgtttgtttatgaatATACTTATGTGATGATAATAGTTCACGtagttaacaaaacatttatattgtttgtatgtataGCCATGTGTTGGCCTATACTTTAAGTAGGtgacaatcatttttccatcaaatttcttattaataaaaaaaacaataaaatataaaataataaattgtaaaagtttctcaaaacaaaagatCCCATAGATGCACATGTCCTGAGATGTAATCTCTACCGATCAATCAATTATTTCCTTAACCGAAAAGAGGATTAAAGCCATAATAAATAACAGCACCTACAAAGATTATCCAATTAAGTTGATCTATATAATTACGCCCTTCATGCACATTTGGGCACCATGAGTCAACATGACTTTTGAAATAAAAAGCGAGTGATAAAAGGATGTCCCAATTTAgaaaacataagcaaaaacTTACAAATTAGAACCAAAGACGTTTTTGGACATTGCAGATCAAAAGAATGAGGAAGATAAAAGTCACTGTGtatgtttaattgtttataatatCCACAAATCTTCCCAGAAAGCAAACTGTGGAAGACACATtgaatgtataatattttttgctCTGAAAGAAACAACTTCAAGCTACAAGTTTGAAGTGAGTTCTTCCACTAGATTTTCCAGCTTAGTCTATCATACTATCTTAGCGCAGCCAACCGCTTCTCCAGTTCATCCATTCCAGAACTGCACAGAAACATCAacgtttgattttgtttttttttttttaaggtaagAGATACGTTAGAGTTGTGTTTAATGGATACCATCATACCTGCCAACATCCTCTGTATTTTTCCCGCCAATTTTACCTTTTGGAGCAGATGATAACTGTAGATGGATCAAAACCAAGAGAGAGAATCATCAATCACAGATAAGCTATTATAAACACACAGAACAATGAAGAGAATCAATGGGGTTCATACCTGTGCGGCGACATCAATGCCAATTTCATCAAGAACCtaaaaatcagtaaaaaaacaaaaaaagatccgTTAAAACCACAAGTCTTTATTATTTAGAACTGAAATCCGATGGGAGAAATCGTACCTGGTTTGTCAAATCCTCAGTTTCGTCTTCAGCTTCGTCATTGTCTAAAGCATCATCTATGGAATCTGACATCATCTCAGTCTGAATACCAATATGCAATATAGTCAGAATGACTAAAATTTGAGTGTTGATGGATTTAAAGGGAAAGATGGATATTGGTAGAGATCTTACGGTCATGTCCATTTGCGCAGACTGCTTTTGAAATTCTCTCATCACCTTAGCTTGTTTTGCAGGATCCATATTCTggaaatatcagaaaaaaacatCACTGTAAAACTATAGAACAAGTTTTAATCTAAGAAAACTTAGCATGGGAAAACCTTATTTGCGTTACATAGAAATCTGACCTTGCTCATAGCTGCCATAGCCTTAGTGGCACCTTGCAGTCCAGCAGCAACTGAAGTATGTGCGTGCATAGCCTAAACACCAATGTTTCAACACTTAAAAAACTTTTCAGTGTATGAGAGAATAATGATCTTCTTGGATGTTGTTTATAATAAacagagatattttttttaaaaaataaataaggggGTAAGCAAGAGACCTGTGTATGAGTAGCTATGCCTCGCATTTGAGCTCGACTACCTTGTAAGTTAGCTATTTGCTGCCTAAGCCGGATCAATTGGCGAGCAAGAGTCTTGGTGGCTCCCtgcataaaaatcaaaagatagAACACACCAACTAGATTACAGACACAAGATTATCTGAGTAGAAAACCcggaaaaaaaaagggaatgaAACCGATAAAGGAATACCTCATTCCCTGTCTTAGCAGTTCTTTTGATCTCGAGAACAAGCTTCTTCTCCTAtgaagatgaaaagaagaagttttttttagatCAGTCATctttgaaagaagagagagagagagagagagtagatgGGAAAACATTAAGTAGGCCACATTCATACTTCTGATTGCAGAGATGAGATTTCCTTTTCGATTCCTGGAGCAGCGTAAGACACACAAAAAGGGCatcagttaaaaaaaagaggagTTTTATGTAAATAGCAATTCACCAATGGCGCACCaactagttaaaaaattaaagcttttttcttcttttcaagaTTCAAGTAATAATAATCAAAGCTGTTAATATGGTGGGAAGAAAGAAAGACCTCGGGTAGCTTGTGTCATCTCTCTCTTACTCTCCCTAAGCActtctgcaaaacaaaacaaaacaacataagagTCAGAGATATGAATATGACAGTCCAATTTCAACAGACATTAAGTTTCTCGATCGATCacagacaaaaccaaaaaaaaaaaaaaaacataagagtcAAGGCTGACTTTTTAGCGAACCCGAAGAAACCACTCACCCAGATGATCAAATTCCAATTAGGTTAAATCAAATCAGGTCCTCAGGTgacataacaaaaagaaaaagaaaaacctaaactTCGAAATTCgggtgataaaaaaatataaaaaaaaggaggGAAATCAGACCTCTAGGAGTTGGTTTCTTGGTGAAGATGTTCATGGTTTGATCAGCTGTGGGAGACCGAGACGACGAAGACAGAAATTGGGGGAATCCTGCTCtgcttgatgaagatgatgatggtatAATTGGTCTcaaagcttctctttcttcagagcacggagactctctctctctctctctctcggttcgATATAGATTTTGTTAGCGAGGCTTCAATTCAACGTGTAAAAGGATCGCATCAAATTTTCGatggttttcttttattttctcaccCTTTTTATTAGGAGGAcgtaataattaatattaatattaatattcttcttttatctCCTCCTGTTTCTATttgtatgattttgttttttatttatttactgtGATAAATTTCGgagttgttttttatatatatatatatatattttaatacacactaataataattgtttactttttttttttcttttttatttacctATTTTTATCGGCATAATCTATTTCAGTTACACGTAAAAGTGAAAACTTTCATCTGCATGATACGGTGTATGATTAGCCACGATTTCTAAAATGCGATTTTCTTTATAAacaatttgaatttgatgaaaATGGTGTTTTTTCTTCACGACTGACCGATCTTTGCAACATATTTAAATGGAACAAAGACTGATCGAaagaaattttcttctttctttttatttcatatttcttgTAATACAAATGTTAAAATTGTTTATCTCtcctgttttgtttgtaaataattttctttaaattggcttttttttaaagtaataatataatattaggCGGCTGAAACTGGTTGACTCCCGTCTGTGTGGTCAAagtgaaatagaaaaaaaaggaaacggCTGATGAGAGAATTTATGAGATGAGATGATATATatactcactctctctcttcactttGATAACTTTCCCCTAGTGTTCTTCGCCGCCTCCTACTCTCTCTcgctatattttttttcctgatcGGAGTGATTTGTCTTCGTTCATTCATCTGCCAAAATCGGTGACGGACGGAATCTTCTTACTTGTTCCAATTTTTCAGACGAAGttgtttttcttacttttggAAATAAAATCGCCTCCtgattttgttacttttgtttataatatatccTGAATCGAAATTTCGAAACcctaggggtttttttttttatcggaaTCGATTGCGCTTACTTAAAGAGTTGCCAGAAGATCAAAGCCGCTGTGTgttgtcgattttttttttttttttttttNNNNNNNNNNNNNNNNNNNNNNNNNNNNNNNNNNNNNNNNNNNNNNNNNNNNNNNNNNNNNNNNNNNNNNNNNNNNNNNNNNNNNNNNNNNNNNtttttttttttttttttttgaatttcttcttcgAGGTGTTTGTTTGAAAGGGAAGAAGTAGGGGGTGAGGAATCGATTCGATCATGGATATTGACGGGGTTGACGATGTTCGTATTATATTAGATCCTGACCTctttcagcagcagcagcagcagcagcagcagcagctccCTCCTCCCCTCAAAGCTAGCTCTCTTATTGCTCACCAACTCTTCTCCCACTGGCTCTCCCTCCCACACACTGCCACATTggtacctctctctctctcccctcccCTCTCTGTATTCCACTAGTGTACCCTTGTTTGACATTTTCATCATGTTTTTCTCTTCTAGGTCAAGTCTTTGATTGATGATGCTAAATCTGGAACACCAGCTAATGTTTCCAAGATCAATGTTTCCGGTGCTAGTGCTTTGCCATCTGTCTTTCTCAGCAGCACCACTCCCCCACTTTCTCCACGAAGCTCCTCTGGTAGTTCCCCTCGTTTCTCTAGGCAAAGGACTACTACCCCTCCATCTCTCCAGTCTCCTCTCGGTTCACTCAAGGAACCTAAGCCCCAACTCATTCCTCAGGTTTGTTTTTACTCATTTTCCAGCTAATCCCCCACATGTGGGATATTCTATTATTGTATTGCAGTTGGTCTCTGGTGTGTATGTTTGTTCACTTGATTGGTCATTGAACACAGATAACTTCGTAGGTAGATGCAGGGTACATATTTAAACCGAGGCCTCTGATTTGTAGGTAAAACTGATTTGAAGGAGAATTGGTCCTTCACTGTGACATGATAAATTAAAAGGTTACTATGATAATCAGTTTGACTCATcacattttatgttttctgcagtTCTACTACCAACACGGGCGCCCCCCTGCTAAAGAGTTAAAAGAGCAATGTATATCCATGGTTGATCAAGTTTTTAGCAACTACATTGATGGACTACGTGTAGATGGTGattttcaattcatttttttttgttcatttttgtccttctgaggtatatatatatatatataagctaatCCATCTTAACCTTCTTGTTCCTCTTGCAGAATTCAAATCCATTACGAAAGAAGTCTGCAAGCTGCCTTCTATTCTTTCTCCTGCACTTTTCACAAAGATAGATCCCAATTGCACTGGTATAGTTACAAGGTAGCTCCATGTAtgctttttttccttttcttcataACATGTATTTTAACAATCGTTAACTGTGTGTATGTGAAATAGTAAGACAAATTTGGTGCTTTTTACTTATGTTTGCTGATTGACCAATTTTTGTCAGGGATGCATTTATCAAGTATTGGATTGATGGAAATATGTTGACTATGGACACAGCCTCCCAGATATATCACATACTAAGGCAGCAGGGCAGCAACTACCTCAGACAGGTCTTTTTGTGATTCTTCTcccgtttttttcttctatcgCATTCTGATTTAATTTCCATCATTGTCTTCTTTATTAAACCCATTTACatcaaatattttgatatttttacttgGGTTTGGTTACAGGTCGACTTCAAACCAGTACTTGATGAGCTTCTGGCAACACATCCTGGGTTAGAATTTCTGAGGAATTCAAGCGAATTTCAAGAAAGATATGGTAGGAATCATTAAAATGTGACTTATTGACGCATGGGTGTTAAATATGATGAAATCTACTCGATATCCTTTACTCTGCTAAATAAGATCCTCTTTCTGTGCATGCACTATATCTCTACTGGCTATGTTAGATCTATTCTTGTACTAATGTAATTCTGTGTTGACCACCCAGCTGAAACTGTCATCTTCAGAATATTTTACTACATTAACAGATCGGGAACTGGTTGCCTTACTCTTAGAGAACTGAAACGTGGAAATCTTATTGCTGCTATGCAACAACTTGATGAAGAGGACGacatcaataaaattattaggtaaaattgttttcttgttttatgatTTCCTAACAGTATTTCTAATTCAAACATTTATACGAAATGTTCTGTTGTTATTTAGAGGTAGACAAGCCCACATAAAATGTATTACATTTACTGAGgatatcacatatatattttcgtgGGCTTAAAACAGTGCAAAAGGAAAGAGCTATATGAGTATCTGTTTATGTCTTCATATTGTTGCTGAGACAGAACTTATGCCTGATTCAGCCATCCACTATCATGGtcatttttgttgaaatttcaGGTACTTCTCCTATGAGCACTTCTACGTCATATACTGCAGATTTTGGGAACTTGATAGTGACCATGACTGCTTTGTTGATAAGGATAATCTCATCAAATATGGTAATCATGCCCTTACCTATAGGATTGTTGATAGAATATTTTCACAGGTTGGTTCCCCAAATTCTTCTTGCCTGGACCTCCTTCAAAGCTTAAGTTATATAGTGTGATGCAACGGTTTTTATTTGATCACGATGCGTCTTTTTGCTATGTTTCTCTTTTAGGTTCCTAGGAAGTTTACGAGCAAAGTTGAAGGGAAGATGAGTTATGAAGATTTTGTATACTTCATTCTCGCCGAGGAAGACAAGTCTTCCGAGCCTAGTCTTGAGTATTGGTATACGTCTCTCCGCTCCATGTTGATATTCTTTTTCCTATATGAAATTGCCCCTTGGTTTGAATCGTAAATTCTTGTATTGTAGATACTAAAACTGAGCCAAAACCATTGACATATGTGGACTGTCCATAAAAAGTCTCTTTTCCTCAAAGTTTAGTTACTACTATATAGGAGCCCTGTTTATACTCAGGCGCTAACATGTTGCTCATTTTCATGAACCTAAAATACTTATATTGAACCTCTGATATGATACGGGTTCAGAGCCTAGTATGCTCATGTATCTACTATGGGGATGCGATTATTTCCCTTGACACTGATTGAACGTTGGTGCAGGTTCAAGTGCATAGACTTGGATGGAAACGGGGTGATCACGCGAAAcgaaatgcatttttttttcgaaGAGCAACTGCATCGCATGGAATGCATAACCCAGGAACCTGTTCTCTTCAAGGATATCCTATGTCAGATAGTTGACATGATTGGACCAGAGGTTGGAGGCTTTTTAAACCATAACATGGTTGTTTGATATTTCCTAGCTGATTTTGATGTATTATACTTATATGATTGGAATCATCAATTGACTTTACAGGAGGAGAACTGCATCACCCTCAAGGATCTGAAAGGATCCAAACTTTCAGGAAACGTATTCAATATACTATTCAACCTCAATAAATTCATGGCATTTGAGACACGTGACCCCTTTCTGATTCGCCAGGTATATGTGGCTTTCCGGTGGAGTTTCTGTTATGAGTGCTTAAATTGCTAACAGTAGTCGGTAGTAGTTAAGATTGATGAAATTAAAACATGTATCTCTTTCGTGGCCGTAGGAACGGGAGGAACCAAATTTGACAGAATGGGATCGATTTGCTCAGAGAGAGTATTTGAGGTTGTCAATGGAGGAAGATGTAGAGGAAGTNNNNNNNNNNNNNNNNNNNNNNNNNNNNNNNNNNNNNNNNNNNNNNNNNNNNNNNNNNNNNNNNNNNNNNNNNNNNNNNNNNNNNNNNNNNNNNNNNNNNNNNNNNNNNNNNNNNNNNNNNNNNNNNNNNNNNNNNNNNNNNNNNNNNNNNNNNNNNNNNNNNNNNNNNNNNNNNNNNNNNNNNNNNNNNNNNNNNNNNNNNNNNNNNNNNNNNNNNNNNNNNNNNNNNNNNNNNNNNNNNNNNNNNNNNNNNNNNNNNNNNNNNNNNNNNNNNNNNNNNNNNNNNNNNNNNNNNNNNNNNNNNNNNNNNNNNNNNNNNNNNNNNNNNNNNNNNNNNNNNNNNNNNNNNNNNNNNNNNNNNNNNNNNNNNNNNNNNNNNNNNNNNNNNNNNNNNNNNNNNNNNNNNNNNNNNNNNNNNNNNNNNNNNNNNNNNNNNNNNNNNNNNNNNNNNNNNNNNNNNNNNNNNNNNNNNNNNNNNNNNNNNNNNNNNNNNNNNNNNNNNNNNNNNNNNNNNNNNNNNNNNNNNNNNNNNNNNNNNNNNNNNNNNNNNNNNNNNNNNNNNNNNNNNNNNNNNNNNNNNNNNNNNNNNNNNNNNNNNNNNNNNNNNNNNNNNNNNNNNNNNNNNNNNNNNNNNNNNNNNNNNNNNNNNNNNNNNNNNNNNNNNNNNNNNNNNNNNNNNNNNNNNNNNNNNNNNNNNNNNNNNNNNNNNNNNNNNNNNNNNNNNNNNNNNNNNNNNNNNNNNNNNNNNNNNNNNNNNNNNNNNNNNNNNNNNNNNNNNNNNNNNNNNNNNNNNNNNNNNNNNNNNNNNNNNNNNNNNNNNNNNNNNNNNNNNNNNNNNNNNNNNNNNNNNNNNNNNNNNNNNNNNNNNNNNNNNNNNNNNNNNNNNNNNNNNNNNNNNNNNNNNNNNNNNNNNNNNNNNNNNNNNNNNNNNNNNNNNNNNNNNNNNNNNNNNNNNNNNNNNNNNNNNNNNNNNNNNNNNNNNNNNNNNNNNNNNNNNNNNNNNNNNNNNNNNNNNNNNNNNNNNNNNNNNNNNNNNNNNNNNNNNNNNNNNNNNNNNNNNNNNNNNNNNNNNNNNNNNNNNNNNNNNNNNNNNNNNNNNNNNNNNNNNNNNNNNNNNNNNNNNNNNNNNNNNNNNNNNNNNNNNNNNNNNNNNNNNNNNNNNNNNNNNNNNNNNNNNNNNNNNNNNNNNNNNNNNNNNNNNNNNNNNNNNNNNNNNNNNNNNNNNNNNNNNNNNNNNNNNNNNNNNNNNNNNNNNNNNNNNNNNNNNNNNNNNNNNNNNNNNNNNNNNNNNNNNNNNNNNNNNNNNNNNNNNNNNNNNNNNNNNNNNNNNNNNNNNNNNNNNNNNNNNNNNNNNNNNNNNNNNNNNNNNNNNNNNNNNNNNNNNNNNNNNNNNNNNNNNNNNNNNNNNNNNNNNNNNNNNNNNNNNNNNNNNNNNNNNNNNNNNNNNNNNNNNNNNNNNNNNNNNNNNNNNNNNNNNNNNNNNNNNNNNNNNNNNNNNNNNNNNNNNNNNNNNNNNNNNNNNNNNNNNNNNNNNNNNNNNNNNNNNNNNNNNNNNNNNNNNNNNNNNNNNNNNNNNNNNNNNNNNNNNNNNNNNNNNNNNNNNNNNNNNNNNNNNNNNNNNNNNNNNNNNNNNNNNNNNNNNNNNNNNNNNNNNNNNNNNNNNNNNNNNNNNNNNNNNNNNNNNNNNNNNNNNNNNNNNNNNNNNNNNNNNNNATTGACTTTACAGAAGGAGAACTGCATCACCCTCAAGGATCTGAAAGGATCCAAACTTTCAGGAAACGTATTCAATATACTATTCAACCTCAATAAATTCATGGCATTTGAGACACGTGACCCCTTTCTGATTCGCCAGGTATATGTGGCTTTCCGGTGGAGTTTCTGTTATGAGTGCTTAAATTGCTAACAGTAGTCGGTAGTAGTTAAGATTGATGAAATTAAAACATGTATCTCTTTCGTGGCCGTAGGAACGGGAGGAACCAAATTTGACAGAATGGGATCGATTTGCTCAGAGAGAGTATTTGAGGTTGTCAATGGAGGAAGATGTAGAGGAAGTCTCAAACGAAAGTGCAGATGTATGGGATGAACCACTTGAACCTCAATGTTAGTTCACACTGCGTCTGAGCTCCTACCCACAAACGTATATCCATGATCAGAGATTTGTTGGTTACTGTTGTTTCTAGACGCTCATGGCAGTAGAGATTCATCACCAATTATTCCCAAGGAGTCTGTCAATTTCATGAAATTTTGGCATTTTTTGTTTCGGTTTCATATCAGGTTGGGCCTCTCTCCCTCTTTTACATCAGCATGTGCCccatatacagtatattatGATGGTCttaaaatgagaaaatcaaaagaaaatgtaCAAAGTATTGTggactctttttatttttctcaagtTGGGTTGGACTTTGGAGTTTTGAATAGCAGATTcgtttgattagatttttatgCTCTTCTATATGATGATGAGTAATCATGAGTGATGACACTGACCaatatgattataaaatttCTTTAGGTGTCGTAACACGTTGCTGCCATTGTTATAAATAGAA
Coding sequences within:
- the LOC104743138 gene encoding probable serine/threonine protein phosphatase 2A regulatory subunit B''epsilon, producing MDIDGVDDVRIILDPDLFQQQQQQQQQQLPPPLKASSLIAHQLFSHWLSLPHTATLVKSLIDDAKSGTPANVSKINVSGASALPSVFLSSTTPPLSPRSSSGSSPRFSRQRTTTPPSLQSPLGSLKEPKPQLIPQFYYQHGRPPAKELKEQCISMVDQVFSNYIDGLRVDEFKSITKEVCKLPSILSPALFTKIDPNCTGIVTRDAFIKYWIDGNMLTMDTASQIYHILRQQGSNYLRQVDFKPVLDELLATHPGLEFLRNSSEFQERYAETVIFRIFYYINRSGTGCLTLRELKRGNLIAAMQQLDEEDDINKIIRYFSYEHFYVIYCRFWELDSDHDCFVDKDNLIKYGNHALTYRIVDRIFSQVPRKFTSKVEGKMSYEDFVYFILAEEDKSSEPSLEYWFKCIDLDGNGVITRNEMHFFFEEQLHRMECITQEPVLFKDILCQIVDMIGPEEENCITLKDLKGSKLSGNVFNILFNLNKFMAFETRDPFLIRQEREEPNLTEWDRFAQREYLRLSMEEDVEEKENCITLKDLKGSKLSGNVFNILFNLNKFMAFETRDPFLIRQEREEPNLTEWDRFAQREYLRLSMEEDVEEVSNESADVWDEPLEPQC
- the LOC104738905 gene encoding vacuolar protein sorting-associated protein 2 homolog 3, which encodes MNIFTKKPTPREVLRESKREMTQATRGIEKEISSLQSEEKKLVLEIKRTAKTGNEGATKTLARQLIRLRQQIANLQGSRAQMRGIATHTQAMHAHTSVAAGLQGATKAMAAMSKNMDPAKQAKVMREFQKQSAQMDMTTEMMSDSIDDALDNDEAEDETEDLTNQVLDEIGIDVAAQLSSAPKGKIGGKNTEDVGSSGMDELEKRLAALR